One Perca flavescens isolate YP-PL-M2 chromosome 9, PFLA_1.0, whole genome shotgun sequence genomic window carries:
- the ap3d1 gene encoding AP-3 complex subunit delta-1 isoform X7: MALKIVKGSIDRMFDKNLQDLVRGIRNHKEDEAKYISTCIDEIKQELKQDNIAVKANAVCKLTYLQMLGYDVSWAAFNIVEVMSSSKFTFKRIGYLAASQCFHESTDVIMLTTNQIRKDLSSPNQYDTGVALTGLSCFVTPDLARDLANDIMTLMSHTKPYIRKKAVLIMYKVFLKYPESLRPAFPRLKEKLEDPDPGVQSAAVNVICELARRNPKNYLSLAPLFFKLMTSSTNNWVLIKIIKLFGALTPLEPRLGKKLIEPLTNLIHSTSAMSLLYECVNTVIAVLISLSSGMPNHSASIQLCVQKLRILIEDSDQNLKYLGLLAMSKILKTHPKSVQSHKDLILQCLDDKDESIRLRALDLLYGMVSKKNLMEIVKKLMLHVDKAEGTTYRDELLTKIIDICSQSNYQYITNFEWYISILVELTRLEGTRHGHLIASQMLDVAIRVKAIRVFAVAQMATLLDNAHLLTGNVQRKGICEVLYAAAWICGEFSEHLDNPTQTLEAMLRPKVATLPGHIQAVYVQNAAKLFATVLKSQEGNTDSTAAQETIQLMIDRLPLFVQSANLEVQERASCILQLVKYIQKLQQKDVEIAEEVIALFAGELNPVAPKAQKKVPVPEGLDLDAWINEPPSESESEDEQPRAIFAKEEPKHSRPRHTEVDEKELAKRREARKQEQASNPFYIKSSPSSQKVYQEAPGVEHIPVVQIDLSVPLKVPVFGPTGLPMSDQYVKLEEERRQKDRAEKKKKEKKKRKEKRSGRGKRHDSGPESEEDITPAHMVDIVTEEMPENALPSDDDDKDPNDPHKALDIDLDNLMEMAGRRPLADSEKLPVRSHRATEVLKSPAQDGDAESAASQEPKKKSSKEKREKKKDKDRDRKKSKEDKKKKKKHKHEEKGEDLLGGQADEPVVQSEETSEVAAPPTSTTAEEAATVVAAAEAAPVPEVASGTVPDSEPDEPKDTETEETKSSKHKKKKPKKEKEEKEKKKKKKHHHHHHHSDGGGEESVQNGTVEEEEPLPPMSNYCLLAENSYIKMMMEDADQVNDIQGNLQDGSQVVVSVIFENKCDSFLKSMEFNVLDSLNSKLQRPEGSGPHDGLTVPFQLPPGVSNEARFVFTMQSIIMPQKLKGTLTFIVKNEDSSTHEKLDFKLHFTCTSYLITTPCYSDAFAKLLESGDLKCSSVKLEGVVMPFHHLLARICFRHHFSVVERIDSCASMYSRSIQDHHVCLLVKTSGQTVSIDAKCDEPTLLGNVLDEIKQTFSQC; encoded by the exons ATGGCTTTGAAGATTGTCAAAGGGAGCATCGATCGGATGTTCGATAAAAATCTACAGGATTTAGTACGTGGCATTAGGAACCACAAGGAAGATGAG GCCAAGTACATCTCCACATGCATCGATGAGATCAAACAGGAACTCAAGCAGGACAACATTGCTGTCAAAGCCAATGCTGTGTGCAAGCTCACCTAC CTTCAGATGCTGGGCTATGATGTCAGCTGGGCCGCTTTCAACATCGTTGAAGTCATGAGCTCCTCCAAGTTCACATTCAAG AGGATTGGCTACCTGGCGGCCTCGCAGTGCTTTCACGAGAGCACCGATGTCATCATGCtgacaaccaatcagatccgAAAG GATCTCAGCAGTCCCAACCAGTATGACACAGGTGTTGCCCTCACTGGCCTCTCTTGTTTTGTGACCCCTGACTTGGCGCGGGACCTGGCTAACGACATCATGACACTG ATGTCCCACACTAAACCCTACATCAGAAAGAAAGCGGTGTTGATCATGTACAAGGTGTTTCTGAAATACCCAGAGTCCCTGCGACCTGCTTTCCCCAGGCTCAAGGAGAAACTGGAGGACCCAGACCCAG GTGTTCAGTCCGCAGCAGTAAATGTTATCTGTGAGCTGGCTCGGAGAAATCCCAAGAACTACCTGTCTCTGGCCCCACTCTTCTTCAAACTCATGACTTCCTCTACTAATAACTGGGTTCTCATTAAGATCATCAAGCTG TTCGGTGCACTCACACCACTGGAGCCAAGGTTGGGGAAGAAGCTGATCGAACCTCTGACAAACTTAATCCACAG TACCTCTGCCATGTCTCTGCTGTATGAATGTGTCAACACTGTGATTGCAG TGTTGATTTCCTTGTCCTCTGGGATGCCTAACCACAGTGCTAGTATCCAG ctctGTGTGCAGAAACTGCGAATCCTGATAGAAGACTCGGACCAGAACT tgAAGTACCTGGGCCTGCTGGCCATGTCAAAGATCCTGAAGACCCATCCCAAGTCAGTGCAGTCTCATAAGGACCTCATCCTCCAGTGTCTGGATGACAAGGATGAGTCCATTCGCCTGAGAGCTCTGGACCTGCTCTATGGCATG GTATCCAAGAAGAACTTGATGGAGATTGTAAAGAAGCTGATGCTGCATGTGGACAAAGCAGAAGGAACCACCTACAGAGATGAACTGCTCACTAAGATCATCGACATCTGCAGCCAGAGCAACTACCAGTACATTACCAACTTTGAATG GTACATCAGTATCCTGGTGGAGCTGACCCGATTAGAGGGCACACGGCATGGCCACCTCATTGCCTCTCAGATGCTGGATGTGGCTATTCGGGTCAAAGCCATCCGGGTCTTTGCTGTTGCCCAGATGGCCACTCTGCTGGACAACGCCCACCTGTTGACCGGCAACGTGCAGCGAAAGGGCATCTGTGAAGTGTTGTACGCCGCCGCCTGGATCTGCGGTGAATTCTCAGA ACACTTGGACAACCCGACGCAGACGCTAGAGGCTATGCTGCGGCCTAAGGTGGCCACCCTACCGGGCCACATCCAGGCAGTGTATGTGCAAAACGCAGCAAAGCTGTTTGCCACCGTGCTGAAGAGCCAGGAGGGGAACACGGACAGCACTGCAGCGCAGGAAACCATCCAGCTGATGATAGACAGGCTTCCGCTGTTTGTCCAGAGTGCCAACCTGGAGGTCCAGGAGAGG GCATCTTGTATCCTGCAGCTGGTCAAGTACATCCAGAAACTGCAACAGAAGGACGTAGAAATAGCGGAGGAAGTCATCGCTCTGTTTGCTGGAGAACTCAACCCTGTTGCCCCCAAGGCACAGAAGAAAGTGCCTGTTCCTGAAGG TCTGGACTTGGATGCCTGGATCAACGAGCCTCCATCTGAAAGCGAGTCTGAGGATGAGCAGCCCAGGGCTATTTTTGCCAAGGAGGAGCCCAAACACTCCCGCCCCCGTCACACCGAGGTGGACGAGAAGGAACTGGCGAAG AGGAGAGAAGCCAGAAAGCAGGAGCAAGCCAGCAACCCGTTCTACATCAAGTCCTCCCCATCCTCTCAGAAG GTGTACCAGGAGGCCCCTGGAGTGGAGCACATCCCTGTCGTGCAGATTGACCTCAGTGTGCCTCTTAAAGTCCCAG TCTTCGGTCCCACAGGTCTGCCTATGTCTGACCAGTACGTGAAACTGGAGGAGGAGCGTCGGCAGAAAGACAGagcagaaaagaagaagaaggagaagaagaagaggaaagaaaagcgCAGCGGGCGAGGGAAGAGACATGATTCAGGCCCAGAGAGTGAGGAGGACATCACGCCTGCACACATGGTCGACATTGTTACCGAGGAGATGCCAGAG AATGCCTTAcccagtgatgatgatgacaaaGATCCCAATGACCCTCATAAAGCCCTGGACATCGACCTGGACAA CTTGATGGAGATGGCTGGGCGCAG GCCACTTGCCGACAGCGAGAAGCTGCCAGTCAGGTCACACCGTGCAACAGAGGTTCTCAAAAGCCCAGCTCAAGATGGAGACGCAGAGAGCGCCGCTTCACAGGAGCCCAAGAAGAAGAGCagcaaagaaaagagagagaagaagaaggataAAGACAGGGACAGGAAG aaGAGCAAAgaagacaagaagaagaagaagaaacacaaacatgaaGAAAAGGGGGAGGATCTTCTTGGAGGTCAGGCAGACGAGCCTGTGGTCCAATCAGAAGAAACCAGTGAGGTGGCTGCACCGCCCACCTCTACCACTGCTGAG GAAGCAGCAacagtagtagcagcagcagaagcagcccCCGTGCCTGAGGTTGCCTCTGGCACGGTGCCAGACTCCGAGCCTGATGAGCCCAAAGACACCGAGACGGAGGAGACT AAGTCTTccaaacacaagaagaagaagccaaaaaaggagaaggaagagaaggagaagaaaaagaagaagaagcatcatcaccatcatcaccacaGTGACGGAGGTGGAGAGGAGTCTGTGCAGAATGgcactgtggaggaggaagagcctCTGCCG CCCATGTCCAATTACTGCCTGCTGGCGGAGAACTCCTACATCAAGATG ATGATGGAGGATGCTGATCAG GTTAACGACATCCAGGGGAACCTGCAGGATGGCAGTCAGGTGGTGGTGTCTGTTATATTTGAGAACAAGTGTGACAGCTTCCTCAAATCCATGGAGTTCAACGTCCTGGACTCTCTCAACTCCAAACTGCAGAGGCCAGAGGGGTCGGGTCCACATGACGGCCTCACTGTCCCCTTCCAACTTCCACCTG GGGTGTCCAATGAGGCGCGATTTGTTTTCACCATGCAGAGCATCATAATGCCACAGAAACTGAAGGGAACCCTCACCTTCATAGTAAAG AATGAGGACTCCTCCACTCATGAGAAACTGGACTTCAAACTGCACTTTACCTGCACCTCCTACCTAATCACTACTCCCTGCTACAG TGATGCGTTTGCAAAGCTGCTTGAGTCGGGCGACCTGAAGTGCAGCTCTGTCAAACTGGAGGGAGTCGTCATGCCCTTCCACCACCTACTGGCCAGGATCTGCTTCCGCCACCATTTCTCTG TTGTGGAGAGGATCGACTCCTGTGCCTCAATGTACAGCAGGTCTATCCAGGATCACCATGTCTGTCTGCTGGTCAAAACT TCCGGTCAGACAGTGTCCATTGACGCTAAATGTGACGAGCCGACCCTGCTTGGGAATGTGCTGGATGAGATCAAGCAGACCTTCTCTCAGTGCTGA
- the ap3d1 gene encoding AP-3 complex subunit delta-1 isoform X2, with translation MALKIVKGSIDRMFDKNLQDLVRGIRNHKEDEAKYISTCIDEIKQELKQDNIAVKANAVCKLTYLQMLGYDVSWAAFNIVEVMSSSKFTFKRIGYLAASQCFHESTDVIMLTTNQIRKDLSSPNQYDTGVALTGLSCFVTPDLARDLANDIMTLMSHTKPYIRKKAVLIMYKVFLKYPESLRPAFPRLKEKLEDPDPGVQSAAVNVICELARRNPKNYLSLAPLFFKLMTSSTNNWVLIKIIKLFGALTPLEPRLGKKLIEPLTNLIHSTSAMSLLYECVNTVIAVLISLSSGMPNHSASIQLCVQKLRILIEDSDQNLKYLGLLAMSKILKTHPKSVQSHKDLILQCLDDKDESIRLRALDLLYGMVSKKNLMEIVKKLMLHVDKAEGTTYRDELLTKIIDICSQSNYQYITNFEWYISILVELTRLEGTRHGHLIASQMLDVAIRVKAIRVFAVAQMATLLDNAHLLTGNVQRKGICEVLYAAAWICGEFSEHLDNPTQTLEAMLRPKVATLPGHIQAVYVQNAAKLFATVLKSQEGNTDSTAAQETIQLMIDRLPLFVQSANLEVQERASCILQLVKYIQKLQQKDVEIAEEVIALFAGELNPVAPKAQKKVPVPEGLDLDAWINEPPSESESEDEQPRAIFAKEEPKHSRPRHTEVDEKELAKRREARKQEQASNPFYIKSSPSSQKVYQEAPGVEHIPVVQIDLSVPLKVPVFGPTGLPMSDQYVKLEEERRQKDRAEKKKKEKKKRKEKRSGRGKRHDSGPESEEDITPAHMVDIVTEEMPENALPSDDDDKDPNDPHKALDIDLDNLMEMAGRRPLADSEKLPVRSHRATEVLKSPAQDGDAESAASQEPKKKSSKEKREKKKDKDRDRKKSKEDKKKKKKHKHEEKGEDLLGGQADEPVVQSEETSEVAAPPTSTTAEVSDLDFWLSNAPVPSNTQEAATVVAAAEAAPVPEVASGTVPDSEPDEPKDTETEETSSKHKKKKPKKEKEEKEKKKKKKHHHHHHHSDGGGEESVQNGTVEEEEPLPPMSNYCLLAENSYIKMMMEDADQVNDIQGNLQDGSQVVVSVIFENKCDSFLKSMEFNVLDSLNSKLQRPEGSGPHDGLTVPFQLPPGVSNEARFVFTMQSIIMPQKLKGTLTFIVKNEDSSTHEKLDFKLHFTCTSYLITTPCYSDAFAKLLESGDLKCSSVKLEGVVMPFHHLLARICFRHHFSVVERIDSCASMYSRSIQDHHVCLLVKTSGQTVSIDAKCDEPTLLGNVLDEIKQTFSQC, from the exons ATGGCTTTGAAGATTGTCAAAGGGAGCATCGATCGGATGTTCGATAAAAATCTACAGGATTTAGTACGTGGCATTAGGAACCACAAGGAAGATGAG GCCAAGTACATCTCCACATGCATCGATGAGATCAAACAGGAACTCAAGCAGGACAACATTGCTGTCAAAGCCAATGCTGTGTGCAAGCTCACCTAC CTTCAGATGCTGGGCTATGATGTCAGCTGGGCCGCTTTCAACATCGTTGAAGTCATGAGCTCCTCCAAGTTCACATTCAAG AGGATTGGCTACCTGGCGGCCTCGCAGTGCTTTCACGAGAGCACCGATGTCATCATGCtgacaaccaatcagatccgAAAG GATCTCAGCAGTCCCAACCAGTATGACACAGGTGTTGCCCTCACTGGCCTCTCTTGTTTTGTGACCCCTGACTTGGCGCGGGACCTGGCTAACGACATCATGACACTG ATGTCCCACACTAAACCCTACATCAGAAAGAAAGCGGTGTTGATCATGTACAAGGTGTTTCTGAAATACCCAGAGTCCCTGCGACCTGCTTTCCCCAGGCTCAAGGAGAAACTGGAGGACCCAGACCCAG GTGTTCAGTCCGCAGCAGTAAATGTTATCTGTGAGCTGGCTCGGAGAAATCCCAAGAACTACCTGTCTCTGGCCCCACTCTTCTTCAAACTCATGACTTCCTCTACTAATAACTGGGTTCTCATTAAGATCATCAAGCTG TTCGGTGCACTCACACCACTGGAGCCAAGGTTGGGGAAGAAGCTGATCGAACCTCTGACAAACTTAATCCACAG TACCTCTGCCATGTCTCTGCTGTATGAATGTGTCAACACTGTGATTGCAG TGTTGATTTCCTTGTCCTCTGGGATGCCTAACCACAGTGCTAGTATCCAG ctctGTGTGCAGAAACTGCGAATCCTGATAGAAGACTCGGACCAGAACT tgAAGTACCTGGGCCTGCTGGCCATGTCAAAGATCCTGAAGACCCATCCCAAGTCAGTGCAGTCTCATAAGGACCTCATCCTCCAGTGTCTGGATGACAAGGATGAGTCCATTCGCCTGAGAGCTCTGGACCTGCTCTATGGCATG GTATCCAAGAAGAACTTGATGGAGATTGTAAAGAAGCTGATGCTGCATGTGGACAAAGCAGAAGGAACCACCTACAGAGATGAACTGCTCACTAAGATCATCGACATCTGCAGCCAGAGCAACTACCAGTACATTACCAACTTTGAATG GTACATCAGTATCCTGGTGGAGCTGACCCGATTAGAGGGCACACGGCATGGCCACCTCATTGCCTCTCAGATGCTGGATGTGGCTATTCGGGTCAAAGCCATCCGGGTCTTTGCTGTTGCCCAGATGGCCACTCTGCTGGACAACGCCCACCTGTTGACCGGCAACGTGCAGCGAAAGGGCATCTGTGAAGTGTTGTACGCCGCCGCCTGGATCTGCGGTGAATTCTCAGA ACACTTGGACAACCCGACGCAGACGCTAGAGGCTATGCTGCGGCCTAAGGTGGCCACCCTACCGGGCCACATCCAGGCAGTGTATGTGCAAAACGCAGCAAAGCTGTTTGCCACCGTGCTGAAGAGCCAGGAGGGGAACACGGACAGCACTGCAGCGCAGGAAACCATCCAGCTGATGATAGACAGGCTTCCGCTGTTTGTCCAGAGTGCCAACCTGGAGGTCCAGGAGAGG GCATCTTGTATCCTGCAGCTGGTCAAGTACATCCAGAAACTGCAACAGAAGGACGTAGAAATAGCGGAGGAAGTCATCGCTCTGTTTGCTGGAGAACTCAACCCTGTTGCCCCCAAGGCACAGAAGAAAGTGCCTGTTCCTGAAGG TCTGGACTTGGATGCCTGGATCAACGAGCCTCCATCTGAAAGCGAGTCTGAGGATGAGCAGCCCAGGGCTATTTTTGCCAAGGAGGAGCCCAAACACTCCCGCCCCCGTCACACCGAGGTGGACGAGAAGGAACTGGCGAAG AGGAGAGAAGCCAGAAAGCAGGAGCAAGCCAGCAACCCGTTCTACATCAAGTCCTCCCCATCCTCTCAGAAG GTGTACCAGGAGGCCCCTGGAGTGGAGCACATCCCTGTCGTGCAGATTGACCTCAGTGTGCCTCTTAAAGTCCCAG TCTTCGGTCCCACAGGTCTGCCTATGTCTGACCAGTACGTGAAACTGGAGGAGGAGCGTCGGCAGAAAGACAGagcagaaaagaagaagaaggagaagaagaagaggaaagaaaagcgCAGCGGGCGAGGGAAGAGACATGATTCAGGCCCAGAGAGTGAGGAGGACATCACGCCTGCACACATGGTCGACATTGTTACCGAGGAGATGCCAGAG AATGCCTTAcccagtgatgatgatgacaaaGATCCCAATGACCCTCATAAAGCCCTGGACATCGACCTGGACAA CTTGATGGAGATGGCTGGGCGCAG GCCACTTGCCGACAGCGAGAAGCTGCCAGTCAGGTCACACCGTGCAACAGAGGTTCTCAAAAGCCCAGCTCAAGATGGAGACGCAGAGAGCGCCGCTTCACAGGAGCCCAAGAAGAAGAGCagcaaagaaaagagagagaagaagaaggataAAGACAGGGACAGGAAG aaGAGCAAAgaagacaagaagaagaagaagaaacacaaacatgaaGAAAAGGGGGAGGATCTTCTTGGAGGTCAGGCAGACGAGCCTGTGGTCCAATCAGAAGAAACCAGTGAGGTGGCTGCACCGCCCACCTCTACCACTGCTGAG GTTTCGGATCTGGATTTCTGGCTCTCAAACGCTCCAGTGCCCTCTAACACCCAG GAAGCAGCAacagtagtagcagcagcagaagcagcccCCGTGCCTGAGGTTGCCTCTGGCACGGTGCCAGACTCCGAGCCTGATGAGCCCAAAGACACCGAGACGGAGGAGACT TCTTccaaacacaagaagaagaagccaaaaaaggagaaggaagagaaggagaagaaaaagaagaagaagcatcatcaccatcatcaccacaGTGACGGAGGTGGAGAGGAGTCTGTGCAGAATGgcactgtggaggaggaagagcctCTGCCG CCCATGTCCAATTACTGCCTGCTGGCGGAGAACTCCTACATCAAGATG ATGATGGAGGATGCTGATCAG GTTAACGACATCCAGGGGAACCTGCAGGATGGCAGTCAGGTGGTGGTGTCTGTTATATTTGAGAACAAGTGTGACAGCTTCCTCAAATCCATGGAGTTCAACGTCCTGGACTCTCTCAACTCCAAACTGCAGAGGCCAGAGGGGTCGGGTCCACATGACGGCCTCACTGTCCCCTTCCAACTTCCACCTG GGGTGTCCAATGAGGCGCGATTTGTTTTCACCATGCAGAGCATCATAATGCCACAGAAACTGAAGGGAACCCTCACCTTCATAGTAAAG AATGAGGACTCCTCCACTCATGAGAAACTGGACTTCAAACTGCACTTTACCTGCACCTCCTACCTAATCACTACTCCCTGCTACAG TGATGCGTTTGCAAAGCTGCTTGAGTCGGGCGACCTGAAGTGCAGCTCTGTCAAACTGGAGGGAGTCGTCATGCCCTTCCACCACCTACTGGCCAGGATCTGCTTCCGCCACCATTTCTCTG TTGTGGAGAGGATCGACTCCTGTGCCTCAATGTACAGCAGGTCTATCCAGGATCACCATGTCTGTCTGCTGGTCAAAACT TCCGGTCAGACAGTGTCCATTGACGCTAAATGTGACGAGCCGACCCTGCTTGGGAATGTGCTGGATGAGATCAAGCAGACCTTCTCTCAGTGCTGA